From Lucilia cuprina isolate Lc7/37 chromosome 4, ASM2204524v1, whole genome shotgun sequence:
agttttattaatattaggtgtaaaatgaagaaatatttaactcacaaattatggaaaataagtactcataataatatatttttcattgcaaatattttccttttgtcCGATGTTTcgtaatgttaaaataaaacatttgggaaattttaagaatatcaCAGTGTGGCATCTCCCTCAAACTATTTAATTGAGTGAGAAAAAaagactaaaattaaaaatgcaataaaaaacagTGAAGCCAGAGTGTTGTAAACGTATCTCCcccaatttattttaataaaattacctaggttatttaaacatattaagaTCTCTAatttagctttttaaaaaaataaattttgataaaatataaacacaataaacatattttatccTAACAGTaccttaaattatatttaaatattaaaattttaattttatataccaACTTTTTTACAACGTCTGGCCACACATTTTCAAGAATGAAATCCATTGGAAATCGCAGTCATAaaacttgttataaaaaaataaattgagtaTTTGGGCTGCTACTAATGATGGAAAAAGCCGGGCATACATATTATTTGGTtgtaattgaaatgtttttgtatgGTGTGAATCTTAATTAATATGTGTGTTCGCTTGGGCAATTAGGAAACAATGCatgtaaattttacattgtaaaacaatttatgagtgaaataaattgtttatacataaattttagatcaaaaaaaataggaaattttttaatcatCAGCTTCTGCTAACGTCATCAATTACTATTATGTTTTTGCcctattttaatttcttactttttattaCAATGTAATAATATATACCCCGTCATTTATATAAAGTCCCTTTCACACCCCAGCACccctgtcaaaattttatgtagaataaAATGGACAgaatcgtctaaacgcaatatcaCAGGGTATATAGAGAtgtcacgagcaaaaagctatttccctctctttcgcacaaaacgatttcaatgattttttagctatattttatatacctcttcccaccaaacaatttcaaaatctaaCAAATGCTAATTTTAGACTTTTCAATATGTCAAAAGTGACacctctgtatactttgtggcaatatttaatgaaaccatcacatatttagagaaaatacggatggaaaatttgacagttatatggctctcttcattttttgaaatgattaaaaaaaacaagcaagtcgCATTAAATCAGGGaggtattttttatgtaaacacacataaaaaagtgaaacagctgtttccatcttacattgttattgttttaaagcaatcgtgtaaacacaaataatatataaatcaaaaacatCGTAACATCGTTGAATCGAACTAACCTAGATTTGATCTATGTCaactaattgaattttataaaataatgaatattgtttttggactttttaaattattttgacatttgacattttttcaaaaaacacagGCCTACACCGGGGTTGCCTTTGTTATATCTTCTTTTCTTCGACATATTTTAACCTcagaattaaaacttttaaaaataaacaaaaactaaatttttaactacATTTCGTCTTTACTTCTATGACTATATTTTATATGATAAtttcttacaaattttcttataaaaatacttttgaaattctttaaaaatcttttatttttgcagAGATTTGTaatcttttatttttgacaatttttaacCACTGTGTTATAATTTCGCTGTAATATGGCAACGCTCTTGGAAACAATTTCCTACTAAAATTTACAACTCTTCATTTTAGCTTGTTATGTTTTAGAAAcacataattttagaaaaaaaatttagcttcgctaatattaattatttttctattatttgctaaagtttaaataaattaactaatAAATATGGATGATGGAGATTTCGATAATGATGAGtaagtaaaaatttgttaaattttcgtCGTACAAGTGGTAGAGAATGCCCATAAAATATGGTCTACTTAACCACCACGTTTTTGTGCGAATCCTACAAGTGATTgactttcatttttttctttgctttagTGTCGGCGGTGATGAATTCGATGATGTTGATGAGGAAGACAATATCGACGACATTAATCAAGAGGAGGAAGTggacaatattgaaataatagcACCTGGCAATGCGGGAGGTGGTGTACCCAAATCAAAACGTATCACCACCAAATACATGACTAAATATGAAAGAGCGCGTGTTTTGGGTACCAGAGCCTTACAAATAGCTATGTGTGCTCCTATTATGGTGGAACTGGAGGGTGAAACTGATCCTTTGCAGATTGCCATGAAAGAATTGAAACAGAAAAAGATTCCCATTATTATAAGACGATTTTTACCCGATCACTCTTATGAGGACTGGAGTATAGATGAATTGATTATTGTTGATCATTAAAAAGTTTGATCAGTGggaaaaattcgattttttctgGGAGATGTTAGATTATAAGAttagtttgtattttaataaaacaaattttaaatttttatgaaattgtaatAACTTTTTTGATTCAATCAGTTgccgttttttatttaaagagaaatttccaGAAAAAATGAGCATTATACGGGATCGCAAAATTAGATTGTAGAAATAATAACGtttatgactatagactgttttgaTAAGTAGAAATATGTGGAAATGTCCTgtacgtttttaaaatattaattaacatatttaaatctaatttttcCACTTTACCCACAAATggaataaaattctctttttatatatttgtataggatctttttaaataaaatacatatagacAATCTTTATtgcagaaaataaatataaaaacactaaaaaattaTCGTATAAGTATAAAAGACTACGACTAGCTCCAAGCATAACCATATTCTTTATCATAACAAACACGCTCCAAAAGTGTAACGGCAAAATGGCCTGTACGGCACATATTCTCCACAACGCACGCCTGCAAACCACAATCTGATAAGTTCTCTTTACCAAATACTTCTCCAGCTTCATTATCATCATCCAAAGGTTTTTGTTCTTC
This genomic window contains:
- the LOC111677907 gene encoding DNA-directed RNA polymerases I, II, and III subunit RPABC2 — its product is MDDGDFDNDDVGGDEFDDVDEEDNIDDINQEEEVDNIEIIAPGNAGGGVPKSKRITTKYMTKYERARVLGTRALQIAMCAPIMVELEGETDPLQIAMKELKQKKIPIIIRRFLPDHSYEDWSIDELIIVDH